One Fibrobacter sp. UWB13 DNA window includes the following coding sequences:
- the sbcD gene encoding exonuclease subunit SbcD produces MKLIHTADWHLGNMMHDIDRTKETESFLAWLKSEIERVGAQTLVIAGDVFDVVSPTVIARKMYFRFLASLLATKCSNIVIVGGNHDSGVLLDAPADLLDALNIKVVGSINGRKVEDLVVELKDGDGNVIGICCAVPFMRDLELEHFYKNDKKDSGDSSESESASDDDLLKRLYADVYRYAVELRGDRKIPIIATGHLYANGLSGRDSTLAEADSAMDNGVREVVGTLGNVDISVFPTGFDYVALGHIHYATNVAGSSKVWYSGSPFVMGFDEANYKRRVFAVDVESGAEPVLEQIEVEKSVRYEQFKGDLATLRKKLRDLDKELMANPMETYVDLLLTTGEFVDLSAALAAEELSKRFVVKRHRLSRDILKKGVSGIDDAVVSTKQYTDKDYFRMLIAKNMGKKLESESEAKEVETVYNKFIDLFNEAVVKAHENA; encoded by the coding sequence ATGAAATTGATCCATACCGCAGACTGGCATCTTGGCAATATGATGCATGACATTGACCGCACGAAGGAAACGGAATCCTTTCTTGCTTGGCTGAAATCCGAAATTGAACGTGTTGGAGCGCAGACTCTCGTCATTGCAGGCGATGTTTTTGATGTGGTTAGCCCTACTGTTATTGCAAGGAAGATGTATTTCAGGTTCCTTGCCTCGCTTTTGGCAACGAAATGTTCAAATATCGTTATTGTGGGCGGAAACCATGATTCGGGTGTTCTGCTCGATGCGCCTGCAGACCTTTTGGATGCATTGAATATTAAGGTTGTGGGATCGATTAACGGTCGCAAAGTTGAAGATTTGGTGGTGGAACTCAAGGATGGCGATGGCAATGTCATCGGCATTTGCTGTGCCGTGCCTTTCATGCGAGATTTGGAACTGGAACACTTCTACAAGAATGATAAAAAGGACTCTGGCGACAGTTCTGAAAGCGAATCTGCTTCGGATGATGATTTGCTGAAGCGCCTTTATGCGGATGTGTATCGCTATGCTGTTGAATTGCGTGGCGACCGTAAAATTCCGATTATTGCGACCGGGCATCTGTACGCCAATGGTCTTTCGGGTAGAGATTCGACGTTGGCTGAGGCTGATAGCGCCATGGACAATGGTGTTCGTGAAGTTGTCGGGACGCTTGGCAATGTGGATATTTCCGTTTTCCCGACCGGATTTGATTATGTGGCGCTGGGACATATCCATTATGCGACAAACGTGGCGGGCAGTTCGAAAGTGTGGTATTCGGGCTCTCCCTTTGTGATGGGCTTTGACGAAGCCAACTATAAGCGCCGTGTATTTGCTGTTGATGTGGAATCTGGTGCTGAACCTGTTTTGGAGCAGATTGAAGTCGAAAAGTCGGTGCGTTACGAACAGTTCAAGGGGGATCTTGCAACACTTCGAAAGAAATTGCGGGATTTGGATAAAGAGTTAATGGCAAATCCGATGGAAACGTATGTCGATTTGCTTTTGACTACGGGCGAATTTGTTGATTTGAGTGCGGCGCTTGCAGCGGAAGAGTTGAGCAAGCGTTTTGTAGTCAAGCGTCACCGCCTCTCGCGAGACATTCTGAAGAAGGGAGTGTCTGGAATTGATGATGCGGTTGTGTCGACAAAACAATATACAGATAAGGATTATTTTAGGATGCTGATTGCAAAGAATATGGGCAAAAAGCTCGAATCGGAATCTGAGGCGAAAGAAGTCGAAACGGTATATAACAAGTTTATTGACTTGTTTAACGAAGCTGTAGTCAAGGCTCACGAAAACGCATAA
- a CDS encoding response regulator, translating to MINKDVNQQSWIEKSNAIIDSIADEFDCVCYVDLAKNLDEDDVDIFHASQFLVARVPALRGERNLRKRFKLICDNFVCSEDRDDFRERTRREVIAQNLEKATQYIVPFRCELDGAEVYFQMNFFADRDKSGMLKGFTLRLRNVDRDIRSKQRYELERHLNENIVMKFGEKVESVFVFNPTKKTFRTLYCKDELKGLFPAEGKLNGIGGLVVMDVIHPADREMMMKGLDINNVLDRLSRERSFRYLFRDIALGYARWYEARVMRFDIGDDNEFLVGFVNKNDEVINKKINEKVSEEFANIDLINLEENIIQVIRRSKYYNGVKEKDIIPFEVGFKNASAFVHEEFREQWNEFGSIENLKRIFATTDSREIVFKHLTGDGSYFWCRNVFRVLDRIDGVPVTLVMTASVVDRDQSERLSLNEKLVQQKKELEINLSIIDVLASEYSSVMYVNLVTNEVIPYSMNELSQRYYETMIKKGALYNEVYLSFVKDFVCDADKPKMFEAGELNNIKAYLKNNKTYVTLFRSNVAGQIRYSEMKFVKVDDENEEPTAMVVAFANRDDEVSARFVHEKIMAEYEAILLCDLSNDTAREILPSKNVDFGNEQERNTCSYRASRMVQIVDSEYKEEWMRLASPQYIQRLLAYDDRRELLFKASIFKNPWISFVMQVVERRNGVATLVIMTFAAVDKKRAERIQLNKKIAEQKVELERNISIIEALSSEYTSVYYINLETEEITPYSMNKATANSFGETFKRNVKYSAAYSVYVDKFVSGIYKNRMLQAGSIKNIREQLATQKSFNTMYVNFLNRYCEMKLVKVGDSDHPTFAALGFADKDDVLRKEIQQQAVIQGLAEDFDLVCYIDTVSMHENVYRCTDVFLRLFPNWNEIQGFANRIDAIVEKFVCEEDREGFCKATRREIVLENLKNKNAYYVNFKANVFGHVEYWQIKFVLTATNPVQIVAGFHSVDEETRKQKKDQEALERALQMANSASRAKTTFLNNMSHDIRTPMNAIIGFTGLAAEHIDNKEQVADYLSKIGQSSEHLLALINDVLDMSRIESGKMNITARPERLSDIIHTLKGIVLSDVRNRKQQFFVELENVHNEMIFCDKLRLNQVLLNVVSNAIKYTPKNGLITMNVKELPAESGYGVYEFLVKDNGIGMSEAFLKQIFDPFTRVNSSTVSGIQGTGLGMSITKNIIDMMGGTIEVSSEENFGTEVLMTFKFKLCGDSESTLETGKFKGLHCLVVNDRPNICRTVDASLKGEGLRYDFCTSDAGALECVEKSRTAKDDYQLILIDWNVQEMRGIQISRKIRKVLGPKTPIVVLTSYDWLDIEKEALEAGVTSFFAKPLFPSDLRRMLEKFCGNSSEISLESDSALKMLSNQPQTYDFTGRKVMLVEDNELNREIAMEILEDRGIEVTAMERGDLAVEKLKYSSVKYDAILMDIQMPGIDGYEAARRIRNLENREVANVPIIAMTANAFEEDKRAALESGMNDHVAKPVDVNVLCATLARFFK from the coding sequence ATGATAAATAAAGACGTAAATCAACAATCCTGGATTGAAAAGAGCAATGCCATCATCGATTCCATCGCTGATGAATTTGACTGTGTTTGCTATGTCGATTTGGCAAAAAATCTAGATGAAGATGATGTCGATATTTTCCATGCGAGCCAGTTCTTGGTTGCCCGTGTACCCGCTCTCCGTGGAGAGCGCAATCTCCGTAAGCGGTTTAAGCTCATTTGCGATAATTTCGTTTGCTCCGAAGATCGTGATGATTTTCGTGAACGAACCCGTCGCGAAGTGATTGCGCAAAATCTTGAAAAAGCCACTCAATATATAGTCCCGTTTAGATGTGAACTGGATGGTGCCGAAGTCTATTTCCAGATGAACTTCTTTGCCGACCGCGACAAGTCCGGCATGCTTAAGGGCTTTACTTTAAGACTGCGCAATGTGGACCGCGACATCCGTTCCAAGCAGCGTTACGAACTTGAACGCCACCTCAACGAAAATATCGTCATGAAGTTTGGCGAAAAGGTGGAATCCGTTTTTGTCTTCAATCCGACAAAAAAGACATTCAGGACTTTGTATTGCAAGGACGAACTCAAAGGTCTTTTTCCGGCCGAGGGCAAGCTCAATGGAATAGGTGGGCTTGTTGTCATGGACGTCATTCATCCCGCTGATCGGGAGATGATGATGAAAGGCCTTGACATAAATAATGTCCTTGACCGCCTTTCTCGTGAGCGTAGTTTCCGCTACCTGTTCCGTGATATTGCTCTTGGTTATGCCCGCTGGTACGAAGCGCGCGTGATGCGCTTTGATATCGGTGACGATAATGAATTTTTGGTGGGCTTTGTCAACAAGAACGATGAAGTCATCAATAAAAAAATCAACGAAAAAGTCAGTGAAGAATTTGCAAACATTGACCTTATCAACTTGGAAGAGAATATCATACAGGTTATTCGCAGGTCAAAGTATTACAATGGCGTAAAAGAAAAGGATATTATTCCTTTTGAAGTCGGCTTCAAGAACGCGTCTGCTTTTGTTCATGAAGAATTTCGGGAACAGTGGAATGAGTTTGGAAGTATTGAAAACTTGAAACGTATTTTTGCGACTACAGATAGCCGGGAAATTGTTTTCAAGCATTTGACGGGTGACGGCTCGTATTTTTGGTGTCGCAACGTATTCCGTGTCCTGGATAGGATTGACGGTGTCCCGGTAACGCTTGTCATGACGGCCTCGGTTGTGGATAGGGACCAGTCCGAAAGGCTCAGCCTAAACGAAAAGCTCGTGCAGCAGAAAAAAGAACTGGAAATCAACCTTTCGATTATCGACGTGCTTGCGTCGGAATATTCCTCGGTGATGTATGTGAACCTCGTGACCAATGAGGTGATTCCATATTCCATGAACGAGTTGTCGCAGCGTTATTATGAGACGATGATAAAAAAGGGTGCGCTCTACAATGAAGTGTACCTGAGCTTTGTAAAAGACTTTGTTTGTGACGCCGATAAGCCAAAAATGTTTGAGGCTGGTGAACTCAACAACATCAAGGCTTACCTTAAGAACAATAAGACCTATGTGACGTTGTTCCGTTCAAATGTTGCGGGACAAATCCGCTACAGCGAAATGAAGTTCGTGAAGGTCGATGATGAAAATGAAGAGCCGACGGCAATGGTGGTCGCCTTTGCAAACCGTGATGACGAGGTTAGCGCACGCTTTGTTCACGAAAAGATTATGGCGGAGTACGAGGCGATACTTCTTTGCGATTTGTCGAACGATACGGCCCGTGAAATTTTGCCCTCGAAAAATGTTGATTTTGGCAACGAGCAAGAGCGCAATACATGTTCTTATCGCGCTAGCCGAATGGTGCAGATTGTTGATAGCGAATACAAGGAAGAATGGATGCGCCTTGCAAGCCCGCAGTATATCCAGCGTCTCCTTGCTTACGATGACCGTCGCGAATTGCTCTTTAAGGCTTCGATTTTCAAGAACCCGTGGATAAGCTTTGTGATGCAGGTCGTGGAACGCCGCAATGGCGTTGCGACTCTTGTGATTATGACGTTTGCCGCAGTGGACAAGAAACGTGCCGAAAGGATTCAGCTGAACAAAAAAATTGCAGAACAGAAAGTAGAACTCGAACGCAATATTTCCATTATCGAAGCGCTATCGTCTGAATACACGTCGGTGTACTACATCAATCTCGAAACCGAAGAGATTACGCCTTATTCCATGAACAAGGCGACGGCGAACTCGTTTGGCGAAACGTTCAAGCGTAACGTCAAGTATTCGGCAGCGTACTCTGTTTACGTCGACAAGTTTGTGAGTGGCATTTACAAGAATCGGATGCTCCAGGCGGGGTCTATCAAGAATATCCGCGAGCAGCTTGCCACCCAGAAAAGCTTTAATACGATGTACGTGAACTTCCTCAATCGCTATTGCGAGATGAAGCTCGTGAAGGTGGGTGATTCGGACCATCCGACATTTGCTGCGCTTGGTTTTGCCGACAAGGATGATGTGCTTCGCAAGGAAATCCAGCAGCAGGCGGTGATTCAAGGCCTTGCCGAAGACTTTGACTTGGTGTGCTATATTGATACTGTTTCCATGCATGAAAACGTGTACCGCTGTACGGACGTCTTCTTGCGTTTGTTCCCGAACTGGAACGAAATTCAAGGCTTTGCAAATCGAATTGATGCCATTGTCGAAAAGTTTGTCTGCGAAGAGGACCGCGAAGGCTTCTGTAAGGCGACACGTCGGGAAATTGTTCTTGAAAACCTCAAAAACAAGAACGCCTATTACGTGAACTTCAAGGCGAATGTCTTTGGACACGTTGAATATTGGCAAATCAAGTTTGTGCTGACTGCAACGAACCCGGTGCAGATTGTGGCGGGTTTCCATAGCGTTGACGAAGAAACTCGCAAGCAGAAGAAAGACCAGGAAGCTTTGGAACGGGCGCTACAGATGGCAAATTCTGCAAGCCGTGCAAAGACGACGTTCCTCAACAACATGAGTCACGATATCCGTACACCGATGAACGCTATTATCGGGTTTACGGGCCTTGCGGCAGAGCATATCGACAACAAGGAACAGGTTGCTGATTACCTCTCGAAAATTGGGCAGTCTTCGGAACACTTACTTGCGCTTATCAATGACGTGCTCGACATGAGCCGCATCGAATCGGGCAAGATGAACATTACCGCCCGTCCGGAACGCCTTTCGGATATTATCCACACGCTTAAGGGAATTGTGCTTTCGGATGTCCGCAATCGCAAACAGCAGTTCTTTGTGGAACTTGAAAACGTTCACAATGAAATGATTTTCTGCGACAAGTTGCGCTTGAACCAGGTGCTTTTAAACGTTGTTTCGAACGCCATCAAGTACACGCCGAAAAATGGACTCATTACGATGAATGTCAAGGAATTGCCTGCTGAATCGGGCTATGGCGTTTATGAGTTCCTAGTGAAAGATAACGGCATTGGCATGAGCGAAGCATTCCTGAAGCAGATTTTCGATCCGTTTACCCGCGTGAATTCTTCGACGGTGAGCGGCATTCAGGGCACAGGTCTTGGCATGTCCATCACGAAGAATATCATTGACATGATGGGCGGGACGATTGAAGTGTCGAGTGAAGAAAATTTTGGCACCGAAGTCTTGATGACGTTTAAGTTTAAACTTTGCGGAGATTCTGAATCGACTCTTGAAACCGGAAAGTTCAAGGGCTTGCATTGCCTCGTCGTTAATGACCGCCCGAATATTTGCAGAACCGTTGACGCGTCTTTGAAAGGCGAAGGCTTGCGCTATGATTTTTGCACATCGGATGCAGGCGCTCTCGAATGTGTCGAAAAATCCCGCACTGCAAAGGATGATTACCAGCTGATTTTGATTGACTGGAATGTGCAGGAGATGAGGGGCATTCAGATTTCGCGCAAGATCCGCAAGGTGCTTGGGCCGAAAACGCCGATTGTGGTGCTTACCTCTTATGACTGGCTTGACATTGAAAAAGAAGCGCTTGAAGCGGGCGTGACCTCGTTCTTTGCAAAGCCCTTGTTCCCCTCGGATTTAAGGCGAATGCTCGAAAAGTTCTGTGGGAATTCTTCGGAAATTTCGCTGGAATCTGATTCTGCGTTGAAGATGCTTTCGAATCAGCCCCAAACGTATGACTTTACGGGTCGTAAGGTCATGCTTGTTGAAGATAACGAACTGAACCGTGAAATTGCAATGGAAATTCTGGAAGACCGCGGTATAGAAGTGACTGCGATGGAACGTGGCGACTTGGCTGTTGAAAAGCTCAAGTATTCGTCTGTCAAGTACGATGCGATTTTGATGGATATCCAGATGCCGGGTATTGACGGTTATGAGGCGGCTCGCCGGATTCGTAACCTAGAAAACAGGGAAGTCGCGAATGTGCCGATTATTGCGATGACCGCAAACGCATTTGAAGAAGACAAGCGCGCTGCCTTAGAATCGGGCATGAACGACCATGTGGCAAAACCTGTGGATGTGAACGTCCTCTGCGCTACCCTCGCCAGGTTCTTTAAATAG
- a CDS encoding exodeoxyribonuclease V subunit gamma has protein sequence MQHLHLKFALNLENLADEMIDAVSKAWTTPFEAPVVIFPDPKLEQWFRLKWVQKKKSLIGFKSMMIDRFLMEILIGDDKQKQKLHADMLRNVILAYLVKETDGTPNYMRMDDEVKRYLVVDGKLDETHLFDFASKMASLFLEYETSRPSEFISGTEGFLDKWKQDHLNDFFGIANPDIAKREAWQRELYSAIFHKHGDNPSLLTEVFENEAKRKGIERTDYLTIPYLYEACKEKGTKNVKFHTEHIGNTPLFIFGLGGMGQFYRVILQKYAETHDVYVYIQNPCMEFWEDASTVQNQPATVHRKWQSSNGQWSDNGENLDSVCKKMSLDYSNAGDNTDIDDISEYKNEEAESENTLLCNWGRSGRDNIKLWCQATDYDFGFSISGRDGKSSDEISDASELPQDTLLHKVQYAIANRQNTLPNFTASDCKAHDFSLDITAAPTKIREIEALHTNISKLMQNGARVNDILVVSPALDDYRTAIKTIFDQTPEKKKYAGENEKEGFLHIPFAIVDSPARSSLTENVLENLFAILEQGTITRPAFFELLRNPVVQLTRHITDDDVSNWESWIEATNVYRDREQKKEDWLSGVRRLLLAKMTKNRVEFSDSEFLPYADMATSDSNSLCKFVECIDSLKKWMEFAGCKQNEKHETVCENRIENLDKLCDFINEWLSMASSPDGFASERIIVNNVTQGIEGLRNQMDAGLQSISWKVVKQTLLNAAQSSAYSCGSLFVNGITFMNFIPNRIIPVKHLFFIGGDSMNFPGAKQQNTLDLRKSCRPWPGDDSPIAKRRYAFLCQLMSTSESFHISYVNQDIRKDAELYPTSIVNDIRKFLINAVNSQTDASGEKVSQSEAWPENKISLDETRDFGDLFTQKSLRNKRAFLNMMQDGYAHANPEADAIKFASSNIKAKLPERVSIYKLSDFLKDPFQFRISQMLADSDSEDPEKEMFEPIQLDALKKSTLLKMTLAAELSNKSNELKKFQKESKLKGGTPDGIFGDKLTAEIKANKEIIKDNMGKDLVQKIKDSWSYQAKIEDIQFERSDSEKWTLSGSLDWSDSSDLDKITEMISITSSGSDTTQEKFIPSYVKALAIIAQRAKNSEQLDKDQSIKISIFNSKKGNPATTATVKMTPKKATETLQEIYTAAFGNKEQSPYFKAVPIAIWQEEKNPENIRTYKNKLLEKHGPWEYFDKKSLFDPMTDVGFDADQDFSGQWTEAVNKMKDLIKIKIDSKTPDNSATEQDN, from the coding sequence ATGCAACACTTACACTTAAAATTTGCGCTTAATCTTGAAAATCTCGCCGACGAAATGATCGACGCTGTGTCCAAAGCCTGGACAACCCCCTTTGAAGCCCCAGTGGTTATCTTCCCCGACCCGAAACTGGAACAGTGGTTCCGTCTGAAATGGGTACAGAAAAAGAAATCGCTCATCGGGTTCAAATCGATGATGATCGACCGATTCCTCATGGAAATCCTCATCGGCGACGATAAGCAAAAGCAGAAACTCCATGCCGACATGTTGCGGAATGTAATCCTCGCGTACCTCGTCAAGGAAACAGACGGGACTCCGAACTACATGCGCATGGACGACGAAGTCAAGCGCTATTTAGTGGTAGACGGAAAGCTCGACGAAACGCACCTTTTCGACTTCGCAAGCAAGATGGCATCGCTATTCCTAGAATACGAAACAAGCCGTCCAAGCGAATTCATTAGTGGCACTGAAGGCTTTCTCGACAAGTGGAAGCAAGATCATTTGAATGACTTTTTTGGAATTGCAAATCCAGACATAGCAAAGCGCGAAGCCTGGCAACGCGAACTGTATTCCGCCATTTTCCACAAGCATGGCGATAACCCTTCGTTACTGACGGAAGTCTTCGAAAACGAAGCGAAGCGCAAGGGAATTGAACGCACAGACTATTTGACTATTCCCTATCTCTACGAAGCATGCAAAGAGAAAGGCACTAAAAATGTCAAGTTCCACACGGAACACATCGGCAACACGCCCCTCTTTATTTTCGGCCTTGGCGGCATGGGGCAATTCTACCGCGTGATTTTGCAGAAGTACGCCGAAACGCACGACGTTTACGTCTACATCCAAAACCCCTGCATGGAGTTCTGGGAAGACGCGTCCACAGTCCAAAACCAGCCTGCCACCGTCCACAGAAAATGGCAGTCCAGCAATGGTCAATGGAGCGACAACGGAGAAAACCTCGACAGCGTTTGCAAAAAGATGTCCCTGGACTATTCCAACGCCGGTGACAACACAGACATTGACGACATTTCCGAATACAAAAACGAAGAAGCGGAATCCGAAAACACGTTGCTCTGCAACTGGGGTCGTTCCGGTCGTGACAACATCAAGCTCTGGTGCCAAGCCACAGATTACGATTTCGGTTTCAGCATAAGCGGTCGTGATGGCAAGTCCAGCGACGAAATAAGCGACGCCAGCGAACTCCCGCAAGACACGCTTCTGCACAAGGTGCAGTACGCGATAGCAAACCGTCAAAACACGCTGCCGAACTTTACCGCAAGCGATTGCAAGGCGCACGACTTTAGCCTTGACATTACCGCCGCCCCGACCAAGATTCGCGAAATCGAAGCGTTGCACACGAACATCAGTAAGCTCATGCAAAACGGTGCACGAGTGAACGATATTCTCGTGGTATCGCCCGCATTGGACGATTACCGCACCGCCATCAAGACGATTTTCGACCAGACTCCCGAAAAGAAAAAATATGCCGGAGAAAACGAAAAAGAAGGTTTCCTGCACATCCCATTCGCCATCGTAGATTCTCCTGCCAGAAGCTCTCTGACCGAAAACGTTTTGGAAAACCTGTTTGCGATTCTCGAGCAGGGTACCATCACACGACCGGCATTCTTTGAATTGTTGCGCAACCCCGTTGTACAGCTGACGCGCCACATTACCGATGACGACGTCAGCAATTGGGAAAGCTGGATTGAAGCGACAAACGTCTACCGCGACCGCGAGCAGAAAAAAGAAGACTGGCTGAGCGGCGTACGCCGACTGCTCCTCGCCAAGATGACAAAGAATCGTGTCGAATTTTCCGACAGCGAATTTCTGCCATACGCCGACATGGCGACAAGCGACAGCAACTCCCTCTGCAAGTTTGTAGAATGCATCGACTCGCTCAAGAAGTGGATGGAATTTGCAGGCTGCAAGCAGAACGAAAAACACGAAACCGTTTGCGAAAACCGCATTGAAAACCTCGACAAGCTTTGCGATTTCATCAACGAATGGCTCTCGATGGCAAGCTCTCCTGACGGATTTGCAAGCGAAAGAATCATCGTCAATAATGTAACGCAGGGCATCGAAGGTCTCCGCAACCAAATGGACGCCGGGTTACAAAGCATCTCATGGAAAGTGGTCAAGCAGACGCTCCTCAACGCAGCGCAATCATCCGCTTACAGCTGCGGCTCGCTGTTCGTCAATGGCATCACGTTCATGAACTTCATCCCGAACCGAATCATCCCTGTAAAACACCTGTTCTTTATCGGTGGCGATTCCATGAATTTCCCAGGCGCAAAGCAGCAGAACACGCTCGATCTCCGCAAGTCTTGCCGCCCATGGCCGGGTGACGACTCGCCTATCGCCAAGCGCCGTTACGCCTTCCTCTGCCAGCTCATGAGCACAAGCGAAAGCTTCCACATCAGCTACGTGAATCAGGACATCCGCAAGGACGCAGAACTTTACCCGACCTCAATCGTGAACGACATCCGAAAGTTCTTGATCAACGCCGTCAACAGCCAAACCGATGCTTCCGGCGAAAAAGTCAGCCAGTCCGAAGCCTGGCCCGAGAACAAAATCTCGCTCGATGAAACTCGCGATTTTGGCGACTTGTTCACGCAAAAGAGCCTCCGCAACAAGCGAGCATTCCTCAACATGATGCAAGACGGATACGCCCACGCGAATCCGGAAGCAGACGCCATCAAATTCGCAAGTAGCAACATTAAGGCAAAGCTCCCTGAACGAGTTTCAATTTACAAGCTGAGCGATTTCCTAAAGGATCCGTTCCAGTTCCGCATCAGCCAAATGCTCGCCGACTCCGATTCAGAAGACCCCGAAAAGGAAATGTTCGAGCCCATCCAGCTGGATGCATTGAAAAAGAGTACACTACTCAAAATGACGCTCGCCGCAGAACTTTCAAACAAGTCTAATGAACTCAAAAAGTTCCAAAAGGAATCCAAGTTGAAAGGCGGAACGCCCGATGGAATCTTTGGAGACAAGCTCACAGCCGAAATCAAGGCGAACAAGGAAATCATTAAGGATAACATGGGTAAAGATCTTGTCCAAAAAATCAAGGATTCCTGGAGCTACCAAGCCAAAATTGAGGACATCCAATTTGAACGTAGTGATTCGGAAAAATGGACTCTTTCGGGATCGCTGGACTGGAGCGATAGCAGTGACCTTGACAAGATTACCGAGATGATTTCGATTACGTCGTCGGGATCAGACACCACACAAGAAAAATTCATTCCTTCGTACGTCAAGGCGCTCGCTATTATTGCCCAACGAGCAAAAAATTCCGAACAATTAGACAAAGATCAAAGCATCAAAATTTCCATTTTCAACAGTAAAAAAGGAAACCCAGCAACAACGGCAACCGTCAAGATGACTCCGAAAAAAGCAACCGAGACTTTGCAAGAAATCTACACCGCCGCATTCGGCAATAAAGAACAAAGTCCTTATTTCAAGGCGGTTCCGATTGCTATTTGGCAAGAAGAAAAAAATCCCGAAAACATTCGCACATATAAAAACAAGCTCCTTGAAAAGCATGGTCCTTGGGAATATTTCGACAAAAAATCCCTATTCGACCCCATGACCGATGTGGGCTTTGATGCGGACCAAGATTTCTCAGGACAATGGACTGAGGCTGTAAATAAAATGAAAGATCTTATCAAAATAAAGATCGATTCAAAGACACCAGATAACAGTGCAACAGAACAAGACAACTAA